In the Flavobacteriales bacterium genome, TCTATCTCTCCGGAGGCGATACCGGGCTCATGATAGGTAACTTCATTGCCGACCGGGTTAAGGGCAAGGCATATAAAACATATCCTCAAGGAATCAGTCGTGGCATCCTTTTACACCGGAAAATTGATCACTATACGGATAACCACCCGATTGTACAGGGTCTTAGAAAGCAACTTCACCCCGAGCATGGTAAATGTGCAGGGATTATTGTTGATCTGTTCTATGATTATTTTCTGGCCAATACCTGGACCATGCATAGCAATCACGCACTTGGCACCTTTATAGCCAGTGCCTATCAGACCTTAAACCAGAACCGGGAAGTCATGCCTGCACCTTGTCAAGCCATGTTATCCGCCATGATCCGGCATGATTGGTTATCGGAATATGCAACGGTAAAGGGAATCCGGCAATCATTAATGGGAATTGAACGCCGTACATCTTTCCCATGGCCTTTGGCAAGCGCAACGGACCGATTGATGCTACCTGAAACCAGAGAATGGGAAAGCAACTTTTTGGAATTCTTTAAGGAACTACAGATGGAAGT is a window encoding:
- a CDS encoding DUF479 domain-containing protein; the protein is MNLLAHLYLSGGDTGLMIGNFIADRVKGKAYKTYPQGISRGILLHRKIDHYTDNHPIVQGLRKQLHPEHGKCAGIIVDLFYDYFLANTWTMHSNHALGTFIASAYQTLNQNREVMPAPCQAMLSAMIRHDWLSEYATVKGIRQSLMGIERRTSFPWPLASATDRLMLPETREWESNFLEFFKELQMEVRLSIDQSG